A section of the Arabiibacter massiliensis genome encodes:
- a CDS encoding cell division protein SepF has protein sequence MELPKIKKSEHGMLDGIKSKLGFADAGKGYDDGYYDEKFDEYGDDFGDYGEYGDYGPDYDEGGFEADEAPASRYDPYAPVTTRPARGSHARSTGSGRGAGVTPPKLVSIDDVRAHTQVPESLTRDPLPPRRVSAAGSLRERTMVDAAMPAPANTPNARASARERSESLGSLFTPTTESAAPAASPAPAAPSAPAPSFDPFDAFAGAGAAKHDPTRSLTVLKPASYSEVERIAKVLKAGDVVVLALRNTPDNLAKRILDFSFGVSSALDASVDCVADKVFVITRGSGLTDAERVNLRNQGVL, from the coding sequence ATGGAGCTGCCAAAGATCAAGAAATCGGAGCACGGAATGCTTGACGGCATCAAATCCAAGCTCGGCTTCGCCGACGCGGGCAAGGGCTACGATGACGGGTACTACGACGAGAAGTTCGACGAGTACGGCGACGACTTCGGCGACTACGGGGAATATGGCGACTACGGCCCCGACTACGACGAAGGCGGCTTCGAGGCCGACGAGGCGCCCGCCTCGCGCTACGACCCCTACGCGCCCGTCACCACGCGCCCGGCCCGCGGATCGCACGCGCGCTCGACCGGTTCGGGCCGCGGGGCGGGGGTGACGCCGCCGAAGCTCGTGTCCATCGACGACGTGCGCGCCCACACGCAGGTGCCCGAGAGCCTCACGCGCGATCCGCTGCCGCCGCGCCGCGTGAGCGCGGCCGGGTCGCTGCGCGAGCGCACCATGGTGGATGCCGCCATGCCCGCGCCCGCCAACACGCCCAACGCCCGCGCCTCGGCGCGCGAGCGCTCCGAGAGCCTGGGCTCGCTGTTCACGCCCACGACGGAGTCCGCCGCCCCCGCCGCATCGCCGGCGCCGGCCGCCCCTTCCGCTCCGGCCCCCTCGTTCGACCCGTTCGACGCCTTCGCGGGCGCCGGTGCCGCCAAGCACGACCCCACGCGCTCGCTCACGGTGCTCAAGCCCGCAAGCTATAGCGAGGTCGAGCGCATCGCCAAGGTGCTCAAGGCCGGCGACGTGGTGGTGCTCGCCCTGCGCAACACGCCGGACAACCTGGCCAAGCGCATCCTGGACTTCTCGTTCGGCGTGTCGAGCGCGCTCGACGCCAGCGTGGACTGCGTGGCCGACAAGGTGTTCGTCATCACGCGCGGCTCGGGGCTCACCGACGCCGAGCGCGTGAACCTCCGCAACCAAGGGGTGCTGTAG
- a CDS encoding YggT family protein → MLSLKYLIVSLADAYSMVIFVYVLMSWFPTDRGILADINNVLAKICDPYLNLFRKLIPPLGGMVDITPIIALLVLQFGVRLLINLF, encoded by the coding sequence GTGCTCAGCCTGAAATACCTCATCGTGTCGCTGGCCGACGCGTACAGCATGGTGATATTCGTGTACGTGCTCATGTCGTGGTTCCCCACGGACCGCGGCATCCTCGCGGACATCAACAACGTGCTCGCGAAAATATGCGACCCCTACCTCAATCTTTTCAGAAAACTGATCCCCCCGCTTGGAGGTATGGTGGACATCACTCCCATCATCGCCCTGCTTGTACTACAATTCGGGGTACGTTTGCTGATAAACTTGTTTTAA